In the Commensalibacter melissae genome, ACCACCAAAATTGAACCCAATCGCCGTAAAAACAAACTTGATATATTTATTCTCATGCTTAACAAAGTAATCTGTCATTTTCCGGGTGACATTCGATGTCATTGCGGCTGAAGATCCAGGACTCAATGTTGCCTGCATGTAAACAACCCCTTGATCTTCATCAGGTAAAAACCCTTCGGGTAAAATATAAAAAACACATAATCCGGCAACCGTAATGAATACATAAATAATCATGGTTATACGTGAATGGTGAATCATATGCTTCACCCCTCGAATATACCCATCGACCATTTTATCAAACCCGTTATTAAATTTCGTAAAGAACCAACCGTGCTGTTCCTTTTTTTCCTTAGGTTTTAAAACCGTTGCACACAAAGCGGGGGTAAAAATCAATGCAATGACAACAGAAAGAGCCATCGCTGCAACAATGCTAATTGAGAATTGCCGATAAACCACCCCGGCAGAACCGCTGAAAAAAGCCATGGGAATAAAAACAATGGATAAAACAAGCGCAATACCAACCAGGGCCCCACTAATCTGATCCATGGAAATTTGAGTGGCCTTTTTAGGAGAACAATGTTCCTCCTCCATAACACGCTCAACATTTTCCACGACCACAATCGCATCATCCACAAGCAACCCGATGGCAAGCACCATAGCCAACATTGTCAAAGTATTGATCGAAAATCCAGCAAAAAACAGGATTGCGAATGTTCCCAACAAAACTACGGGAACGGCAATTGCAGGTACAAACGTCGCCCTAAAATTTTGCAAGAAAACATACATCACAACAATAACCAGCAAAATCGCAATAACAAGAGTTTCAACGACCTCTTCCATTGATTCAATAATATATGTCGAGGTATCTTGTGGATATAAATAGGTTGTATTTGCTGGAAAATACTTGGATAATTCTGCAATCTTATTATGAATATCTTTTGACAGCGCCAACTGGTTGGCCCCAGAAGCAAGCTTGACACCAAAAGCAGCAACAGGCTGATTGTTAATCATACCAATTGGCTGATAAGTCATTGGTCCCAATTCAACCCTGGCAACATCTTTCAATCGGATACGTGCACCGTTTACCTGTGTTTTAACAACTATATTCTGAAATTCCTCTGGTGTGACCAAACGTCTTACACCACCTGTATAAATATCAGAACGCTGGTTAGGCAAAGCTGGCAATTTTCCAAATTCACCCAAAGGCTGTTCCGAGTTCTGGGAACCAATTTCATTCATCACATCCGTTGCATTAAGCTGATAATCATGCAGCTTATCTGGATCCAACCAGACACGCATCGCATATTCTGATGAAAAGGCTGTATAATCTCCCAACCCGTTCAATCGGGTAACGGGATTCTGTATATCACTTGCCAATAAATCTCCCAGAGCTCCCTCATCCATGGATTGATCAGAAGATTGAACGGCAAAAAACATCATGTAACTTTTATTGGATTTCGAAATACGAATTCCTTGCAACGCAACCGTTGATGGTAACAATGAACGGGCAACATCAATACGGTTCAATACTTGAACCTGTGCAATATCCGGACTGGTACCCTGTGCAAAGGTGAGGGTAACCAATGCGGTTCCATCAGCATTAGCGGAAGTGGAAATATATTCTAGGTTATCCAAACCGTATAGATTTTGACTGATTGGATCAACAACCGTTCTTTGAACCGTATCTGCGGTAGCACCTGGATAGGTAAAACTTAATGTAATTGGTGGAGGGGCGATTGAAGGCCATTGTGCAATAGGCAGGCTTATAATAGAAATTGTTCCAATCAGTGAAACAAGAATAGCAATAACCCAAGCAAAAATCGGCCTGTCAATAAAAAAACGCGACAATGACATGTAAAAATTCCAATTATAACACTTTAATTAGGGACCTCTGCCGTAATCGTCCGTCCTTCTTTAGGAACGACTTTTTGACCTGGCCTATATGAAGTTGGATTACTAACAAGAAGATGATCACCATCTACTGGACCTTTTGTAACAACCCAGTATGTATCCTGAATACGTTGTAATTCTACATTACGTCTTTCAATAACATTATCCTTGTTAATAATATAAATATAGGGAGCATTATCCAAACCACGCATAATAGCTTCCTGAGGGATTAAAAAGGCCCCTTTCTCATATCCTTCATGCATAACAGCACGAACATACATGCCTGATAACAATAATTTATCAGGATTACGTATGATTGCCCGCTGAATAACAGATCCTGTTTCCTGATCTGTCACAACTTCGGTAAATAATAAATTCGCCTGTAAGGGATAACGAGAACCATCTTCTAAAATCAAATCAATAGGAACATGGGCTGCCCCACGTAAGGTCTGTAATTTTCCATTTTCCTGTCTTGAACGTAAACGCAACTGTTCTGCGGTAGGTTCAATAATATCAACAAAAATTGGATCAAGTTGCGTAATGACAGCGACTGGATCGGCCTGATTAACAGACATTAATGCGCCCTGCGTTTGGATAGAACGACTTATCCTTCCAGAAATGGTGGCATTAATTCCCGTATATTCAAGATTAAGTTCAGCCTGTCTTACTGTTGC is a window encoding:
- a CDS encoding efflux RND transporter periplasmic adaptor subunit — protein: MTITDSFFTKWHKEYALLFALLLPLNACKKQQPARPIPSANFVTVHTQEVENLVELTGRVSPMRVSQVRPQVNGYLYKRLFEEGTDVIKGQQLYEVDPRPYQAALNEARGKLNRDLATLRTQTLKLKRYGPLKNMDAVSRQDYDDTLAAQEATKADIESDKATVRQAELNLEYTGINATISGRISRSIQTQGALMSVNQADPVAVITQLDPIFVDIIEPTAEQLRLRSRQENGKLQTLRGAAHVPIDLILEDGSRYPLQANLLFTEVVTDQETGSVIQRAIIRNPDKLLLSGMYVRAVMHEGYEKGAFLIPQEAIMRGLDNAPYIYIINKDNVIERRNVELQRIQDTYWVVTKGPVDGDHLLVSNPTSYRPGQKVVPKEGRTITAEVPN
- a CDS encoding efflux RND transporter permease subunit; the encoded protein is MSLSRFFIDRPIFAWVIAILVSLIGTISIISLPIAQWPSIAPPPITLSFTYPGATADTVQRTVVDPISQNLYGLDNLEYISTSANADGTALVTLTFAQGTSPDIAQVQVLNRIDVARSLLPSTVALQGIRISKSNKSYMMFFAVQSSDQSMDEGALGDLLASDIQNPVTRLNGLGDYTAFSSEYAMRVWLDPDKLHDYQLNATDVMNEIGSQNSEQPLGEFGKLPALPNQRSDIYTGGVRRLVTPEEFQNIVVKTQVNGARIRLKDVARVELGPMTYQPIGMINNQPVAAFGVKLASGANQLALSKDIHNKIAELSKYFPANTTYLYPQDTSTYIIESMEEVVETLVIAILLVIVVMYVFLQNFRATFVPAIAVPVVLLGTFAILFFAGFSINTLTMLAMVLAIGLLVDDAIVVVENVERVMEEEHCSPKKATQISMDQISGALVGIALVLSIVFIPMAFFSGSAGVVYRQFSISIVAAMALSVVIALIFTPALCATVLKPKEKKEQHGWFFTKFNNGFDKMVDGYIRGVKHMIHHSRITMIIYVFITVAGLCVFYILPEGFLPDEDQGVVYMQATLSPGSSAAMTSNVTRKMTDYFVKHENKYIKFVFTAIGFNFGGQAQSAAFGVARLKEFDERGSDSRATAQAIATRAMHALSSIPGANVLAFLPPPVMDLGSSTGFDFELQNRGHLDTITFMKARDALLKKASADHRLVAVRPNGLPIAPQYYFNIDRDKAHAQGVSIDSINQTLSIALGSSDAGLFNLRDRVKHVFVQGDVKSRMKPDDLRRWFVRNNNGKMVPLTSFVDGEWKMAPQKVETYNGYPSFEIMGQGAPGISNGTAMKIIEGYANELGKGIGYEWTGMSYEQEKSSGQAGKLYAVSILAVFLSLAALYESWAIPFSVILVVPLGIIGAAAAVYLRGIDNDIYFQVGLLTTVGLAAKNAILIVEFAKEHYDTGTKTLEESAIMAARERIRPILMTSLAFVIGTVPLAIAKGAGAASHVAIGTSVVGGVITATLLALYFVPVFFIVVLGLFKVRPHPLNNKNVDATAGQTGE